One Bemisia tabaci chromosome 7, PGI_BMITA_v3 DNA window includes the following coding sequences:
- the Ube4B gene encoding ubiquitin conjugation factor E4 B → MSDPNPEEIRRKRLARLGSFEPQSSTRTVEVPITPELLSPTSSQFFAVRNKPESCDVSPMELEDKNLCPKINPKDESMEVDEKVEETSVMIETNNDLLRKVICRVLSIRLEEGEADADCRYLPNSANFAKESKDAPLDVQDFINQCMMEAVCLVSTEPSVSSEGSKERDLSGPTKALSYIVQCFSNIHGEEQKLSKRVASWHAVSNCCAELRKQCVQYANLLLSGSMGDCLPVESMHDQFGFCHELMLLTYQNPEAFAEVFSPILQSLHRRMYGANMVGNAHRKPLLALLELTDLRGGPADKARPVCNLITEQIQFLPEPCTNGAGREIAVTSFMGPFLSVSIFAEDDPSVADKFFSNNSVTDRTLNFGLQRELDSTRTLLHKIFHNMLVNPASREPLLKYISALLLNNEKRSQIHVEKRAVASDGFMLNLLSIMQALAIKVKLDKIDPYYPFQESSLVSIKNDTRLKLTSQEVADWVESLDKKECFKEAKFPTQCWFLTLHCHHIALLPTIQKYQRRIRALRDVQKLVDEMQGNESQWRNMPFASRNKELIKRWKQHIKRLSRSKACADAGLLDPILMRRCIGFYTTVAEFLLCVLTEQPPTSPCPIPVLPLPSSEPPALFAALPEWYVEDIAEFLLFLLQYMPNLVLESMEDGMITWLLVIVCAPHAIKNPYLVAKIIEVLFVVNPGFLAHTETLYNRIMAHPVSERHLPSFLMKFYTDVETTGSSSEFYDKFTIRYHISLILKGMWESPVHRQAIIRESGSGKQFVKFVNMLMNDTTFLLDESLESLKRIHEMQELMGDKEAWARVPKEQQQTRTRQLTADERQCRSYLTLARETVDMFHYLTLDIKEPFLRPELVTRLSAMLNFNLQQLCGPKCKNLKVKSPEKYGWEPRRLLGQLVDIYLHLDCEAFAAAIAADERSFRLELFEDAGSRMEKALIKTTAEIEKFCALARRATEIAIQNNKREIDYSDAPDEFRDPLMDTLMEDPVMLPSGKVMDRPVIIRHLLNSSTDPFSRQPLSEDMLVPASELKERIEMWKREKKKAAAV, encoded by the exons ATGAGTGATCCAAATCCAGAGGAG attCGGCGCAAGCGCCTGGCTAGATTGGGATCCTTCGAACCTCAGTCCTCAACTCGGACCGTAGAGGTTCCTATCACGCCTGAGCTGTTATCTCCAACCTCATCTCAGTTTTTTGCAGTGCGGAACAAACCAGAAA gtTGTGATGTTTCTCCAATGGAGTTGGAAGATAAAAACTTATGCCCCAAAATAAACCCAAAAGATGAATCCATGGAAGTTGATGAGAAAGTTGAAGAG ACCTCTGTGATGATTGAAACTAACAATGaccttttgaggaaagtcatttGCCGAGTTTTAAGCATACGTCTAGAAGAAGGAGAGGCCGACGCTGACTGCCGCTACCTACCTAATAGTGCAAATTTTGCCAAAGAGTCCAAAGATGCACCATTGGATGTTCAA gatttcattAACCAGTGTATGATGGAAGCAGTCTGCCTTGTATCAACTGAACCCTCTGTTTCATCAGAAGGTAGCAAAGAACGTGATTTAAGCGGCCCAACAAAAGCTCTTAGCTACATAGTTCAATGTTTCTCTAATATTCACGGAGAAGAGCAAAAACTTTCAAAg CGAGTGGCAAGCTGGCATGCAGTGAGTAATTGTTGTGCAGAACTGAGAAAACAATGTGTTCAGTATGCTAACCTCCTTCTCTCTGGCTCAATGGGGGACTGCCTACCTGTTGAGTCGATGCACGACCAATTCGGCTTTTGTCATGAGCTCATGTTACTTACGTATCAAAATCCAGAAGCTTTTGCTGAG GTGTTCAGCCCTATTCTTCAAAGTCTTCACCGGCGAATGTACGGTGCAAATATGGTTGGCAATGCCCATCGGAAGCCATTACTTGCCCTGTTGGAGCTTACGGATTTGCGAGGAGGACCAGCAGACAAAGCTCGCCCTGTTTGTAACCTTATCACTGAACAG ATACAATTTTTACCGGAACCATGCACAAACGGTGCTGGACGAGAAATAGCTGTTACATCTTTCATGGGTCCATTTTTATCAGTCTCTATTTTTGCGGAAGATGATCCCAGCGTTGCTGACAAATTTTTCAGCAATAACAGTGTTACGGACAGAACATTGAACTTCGGTCTTCAAAGAGAGTTAGACTCAACCCGA ACTTTACTTCATAAAATCTTCCACAACATGCTCGTGAATCCTGCCTCTAGAGAACCTCTTTTAAAGTACATTTCAGCTCTGCTTCTGAACAATGAGAAACGATCGCAAATTCATGTTGAGAAGCGAGCGGTAGCCAGTGACGGCTTCATGTTGAACCTCCTTTCCATTATGCAAGCATTAGCTATTAAG GTTAAGTTAGATAAAATCGATCCTTACTACCCGTTCCAAGAATCGTCCTTAGTCTCAATAAAAAATGACACTCGCCTGAAATTGACGTCCCAAGAAGTTGCTGATTGGGTGGAAAGTCTAG ACAAGAAGGAATGTTTCAAAGAAGCGAAATTCCCCACCCAGTGCTGGTTTTTAACACTTCATTGTCATCATATAGCCTTACTGCCAACAATTCAAAAATATCAACGCCGAATTCGTGCTCTTAGGGATGTGCAAAAACTT gTTGATGAGATGCAAGGAAATGAAAGTCAGTGGCGCAATATGCCTTTTGCTTCAAGAAACAAAGAGTTAATAAAACGTTGGAAACAGCATATAAAG cGATTATCGAGAAGTAAAGCATGTGCTGATGCTGGCTTGCTGGATCCGATTTTAATGCGGAGGTGTATAGGATTCTACACAACTGTAGCTGAGTTCTTACTTTGCGTCTTAACAGAACAACCGCCAACGTCCCCATGTCCAATTCCTGTGCTTCCTTTGCCCTCCTCAGAACCTCCTGCCCTCTTCGCAGCCCTGCCGGAGTGGTATGTGGAGGATATTGCGGAGTTCTTGCTCTTCTTACTTCA GTACATGCCAAATCTGGTTTTAGAATCAATGGAAGACGGAATGATAACTTGGCTCTTAGTGATTGTTTGTGCACCGCACGCAATAAAAAATCCATATCTCGTTGCAAAAATAATCGAAGTCCTTTTCGTTGTTAATCCTGGATTCCTAGCGCACACAGAAACACTATACAATCGAATCATGGCTCACCCGGTTTCAGAGCGGCACTTACCTTCTTTCCTGATGAAATTTTATACTG ATGTAGAAACAACAGGATCAAGTTCTGAGTTTTACGACAAATTCACGATAAGGTATCATATTAGTTTAATTCTCAAAGGAATGTGGGAAAGTCCAGTTCATCGACAAGCAATCATCAGAGAATCAGG atctgGAAAGCAGTTTGTGAAATTTGTCAATATGCTTATGAATGATACAACTTTCCTCCTGGATGAAAGTTTAGAGTCGTTGAAA CGAATCCATGAAATGCAAGAACTAATGGGTGACAAAGAAGCATGGGCTAGAGTACCAAAAGAGCAGCAACAAACTAGGACACGCCAATTGACTGCTGATGAGCGACAATGCAG atcaTATTTAACTCTGGCTAGAGAGACGGTAGATATGTTCCATTATTTAACTTTAGATATCAAAGAACCATTTCTAAGGCCAGAACTTGTGACACGACTCTCTGCTATGCTCAACTTCAACTTGCAACAACTCTGCGGTCCTAAAT GTAAAAACTTGAAAGTAAAATCACCTGAAAAGTATGGTTGGGAGCCGCGACGTCTTCTTGGACAGTTAGTGGACATTTATCTTCATTTAGATTGTGAAGCTTTTGCAGCAGCCATTGCAGCTGATGAG CGCTCATTCAGGTTAGAATTGTTTGAAGATGCAGGAAGTCGGATGGAAAAAGCATTGATTAAAACAACAGCTGAAATTGAAAAGTTCTGTGCCTTAGCTAGAAGAGCCACTGAAATAGCAATCCAGAACAACAAACGAGAAATAGACTACAGCGATGCACCCGACGAATTCCGAG ATCCTTTGATGGACACTCTAATGGAGGATCCAGTCATGCTGCCTAGCGGAAAAGTAATGGATCGACCGGTCATAATTCGCCACTTGCTCAACTCGTCAACTGATCCATTCAGTAGACAGCCTCTCTCCGAAGACATGCTGGTACCTG CATCTGAACTTAAAGAGCGAATTGAAATGTGGAagcgagaaaagaagaaagctGCAGCTGTTTAA